A genome region from Calliopsis andreniformis isolate RMS-2024a chromosome 2, iyCalAndr_principal, whole genome shotgun sequence includes the following:
- the LOC143188354 gene encoding uncharacterized protein LOC143188354, with protein sequence MLLSILLLPLVAAAPQQSTLENYIVDLQNGTLKNVQFRGDPVSELDLSNMEIRYINENALCYLSNLRSLNLANNSLKTLPASIFSNLSHLNELNLSYNRLGSLTNEPFYALKELRVLDISYNPMKYLYSGKLCGLTKSTTILTKGNMFDGISTQAFKNTTKELIDSLSSRPQKESTTGIEQKYRKKGKAVDKIKADFEAALKIQRSPTIELFLAARKLKLCISNGIVLSIEPLEEDTEIAEGSSCMELSMVNIGPILDLRNLGIKGFQKGWYQLQVLPIFALNLANNDITEITKEMLNDLPADLFAVNLERNKIRSVKSQVIENSYIKWLELNSNFISEIETGALQKTQLTFLFLYDNQLRDLSFVSSLPSSLTIFLLNNNLITSIPNEAFSHLNTLRLLKLDNNNIETLQSNVFKGLTSLSILSIANNNLTKIEQPVLSDLENLKSLNLDGNKLRKISNKTFAYLPQTLKDLSLEFNEIDSLEAGSFVKVPKNTLSLSRNKISSVPRGTFDLPTLKELYLDQNNLTTIDGDSYEGLPQLFSLWLSNNQIKEIPKGSCRNLKSLVFLDISNNPFVRLENGALYGLNIEKDNFVCISNNCLEEIQAGVFDNI encoded by the coding sequence ATGCTGCTATCTATTCTACTCCTGCCTTTAGTAGCAGCCGCTCCACAGCAATCGACTCTTGAGAACTACATCGTAGACCTTCAGAATGGAACCCTGAAGAACGTTCAATTCAGAGGCGACCCAGTTTCGGAACTCGACTTATCAAATATGGAAATTCGATATATCAACGAAAATGCCCTATGCTACCTATCGAACCTGAGATCTCTAAACCTAGCAAACAATTCCTTGAAAACACTTCCAGCAAGCATCTTCTCCAACTTGAGCCATCTAAATGAATTAAATCTGTCGTATAATAGACTAGGCTCCCTGACCAACGAGCCGTTTTATGCGCTAAAGGAACTTCGAGTTCTCGATATTTCTTACAATCCTATGAAATACCTTTACAGTGGCAAACTGTGCGGCCTGACAAAATCAACGACGATTTTGACCAAGGGAAACATGTTCGATGGTATTAGTACACAAGCATTCAAGAACACTACGAAAGAGCTAATCGACAGTCTTTCCTCTCGACCGCAAAAGGAGTCTACGACTGGCATTGAGCAGAAGTATCGGAAAAAAGGAAAGGCTGTGGATAAGATAAAGGCGGACTTTGAAGCAGCGTTGAAGATCCAACGCTCACCAACTATTGAATTATTTCTAGCAGCTAGAAAACTAAAATTGTGCATATCCAATGGTATAGTTCTTTCGATAGAACCTTTGGAAGAGGACACAGAGATTGCAGAAGGAAGCTCGTGCATGGAACTGTCGATGGTAAACATAGGTCCAATATTGGACCTTAGGAATTTGGGCATTAAAGGTTTCCAAAAAGGCTGGTACCAGCTACAAGTCTTGCCAATATTCGCTTTGAACTTGGCGAACAATGACATAACTGAAATTACCAAGGAGATGCTGAACGATCTACCTGCAGACCTATTCGCGGTGAACCTCGAACGTAACAAGATTAGGTCTGTAAAGAGTCAGGTGATTGAGAACTCGTACATTAAATGGTTAGAGCTGAATTCCAACTTCATCTCAGAAATCGAGACAGGTGCTCTGCAGAAAACACAATTAACCTTTCTGTTCCTCTACGACAACCAACTGCGCGATCTCTCCTTCGTCTCCAGCTTGCCCTCGTCATTGACAATATTCCTACTGAACAACAATCTGATTACATCGATCCCTAATGAAGCTTTCTCTCACCTCAACACGTTGCGTCTCTTGAAGTTGGACAACAACAACATCGAGACCCTTCAGAGCAACGTCTTTAAAGGCCTGACATCcctgtcaatcctcagcatcgCGAACAACAATCTGACGAAAATAGAACAGCCGGTGTTGAGCGACTTGGAGAACTTGAAATCACTGAACTTGGATGGGAACAAGCTCAGAAAGATCAGCAACAAGACGTTCGCTTATTTACCGCAAACACTGAAAGACTTGTCCCTCGAGTTCAACGAAATAGACAGTCTCGAGGCGGGTAGTTTCGTCAAAGTACCTAAAAACACGTTGTCTTTAAGTAGAAACAAGATTTCGAGTGTTCCACGAGGCACGTTCGATTTACCGACCCTTAAAGAGCTCTACTTAGACCAGAATAACCTGACGACCATCGATGGCGACAGTTATGAGGGGTTACCTCAGTTGTTCAGTCTCTGGCTGAGTAATAACCAAATCAAAGAGATACCCAAGGGCTCGTGCAGGAATCTGAAGAGCCTAGTCTTCCTCGATATCTCGAACAATCCCTTTGTACGATTGGAGAACGGTGCTCTTTACGGACTGAACATCGAAAAAGACAACTTCGTCTGTATTAGCAATAATTGCCTTGAGGAGATCCAGGCTGGAGTATTCGACAACATTTAA
- the LOC143186389 gene encoding uncharacterized protein LOC143186389, translating into MDELQNQNSHELMLCRYDNSNNNRLTDYLVLDNRTDDPLSVPEVTMNLNESSAQLPVYPVEEPEEDMFDYETDISLQDVNTESEEQVVPSSQLSSSYKYPEELTISDDEVDEGIFEDESASDLVLPDDNNMYNSQPP; encoded by the exons ATGGATGAATTGCAAAATCAGAACAGTCATGAATTGATGCTTTGTAGATACGACAATAGTAACAATAACAGATTAACGGATTATTTAGTATTGGATAATCGTACGGACGATCCACTCA GTGTGCCAGAAGTTACTATGAATTTAAACGAGAGTTCTGCACAGTTACCGGTTTATCCGGTAGAAGAACCAGAAGAAGATATGTTTGATTATGAAACTGATATATCATTGCAGGATGTAAATACAGAATCTGAG GAGCAAGTGGTACCGTCCAGTCAGTTAAGTAGCAGTTATAAATATCCTGAGGAACTTACCATTTCTGATGATGAGGTAGATGAGGGCATATTTGAAGACGAATCAGCATCTGATTTAGTGTTACCGGATGATAACAATATGTATAACTCTCAACCGCCGTGA
- the LOC143188173 gene encoding uncharacterized protein LOC143188173, translating to MEKEQPDSLATVAVVSEKMSQPHSNYAPSEVYSSAEPPPAYMRPKSTAVQIARIAAVTLVTMSVVLGSFILAAAWVRARASCTPEALAAMQAEFKLQQQQQQQSIAYQQGEFLKHLQPEALIQDTSETKEAQQTLAEQTPTKKEPEPDTKDIKIQKEDENNSKSDNENGDHDDEDDDYDDDEFPPVHIKLPLQFDFDEIAGTLIQEARSRVSCVVERRRADQVMDGANNNNVENGTDSRYQRLSGERVAILCESGNPHQEQQEQEMLTPIIIPLGTVQVPLQPQEQNPDYHRYQVHTQYQVPDMQQLPLSDPRGLNHIPPGVLPPELRNMPQVNVEMRPPRMGPQAPMMGPQNPAMGPQIEVRRIPIEVRHFPINPLRGMRPPMAQEPQQVGQVPMMFQAEQAPSAYGQEQGTPMMPPPAPQPEAQVHEQRVISHVLIPQTEQRPPQMPPQMQPQPQPQPQLQPQPQPQPQPQPQVPERPRSPFQGIPFEIRRIIQQVPLEIKNIIQHITGEARPIPVQVPEGARRENVQDFKPFSEGAQPIPIGLPLPIEVRNLLEHGNIEGRQRPDGSNEQQEAKPFPGPEDDSEEERNFPVPLEIRNIIHQVVEGNGFPMSRAILPLRPVESLEIPVEARAEVTDGQSSEQEQEQRQQEQQPTHMMMQQQQQQHLQQQQQQQQEPEEESRPHYVQPRSVRSIPEAFSHRREKRVRRCACDCNC from the exons ATGGAAAAGGAGCAGCCGGATTCTTTGGCCACCGTGGCTGTCGTCTCGGAGAAGATGTCCCAGCCTCACAGCAATTACGCGCCCAGCGAGGTCTACTCCTCCGCCGAACCGCCACCG GCATACATGAGGCCGAAAAGCACGGCGGTTCAAATCGCGAGGATCGCGGCCGTCACCTTAGTGACGATGTCCGTGGTCCTTGGAAGCTTCATCCTCGCGGCAGCTTGGGTTCGAGCCAGGGCATCTTGCACCCCCGAAGCGCTCGCTGCGATGCAGGCAGAGTTCAAGctccaacagcagcagcagcagcaatcaATTGCTTATCAACAGGGTGAATTCTTGAAGCATCTCCAGCCAGAAGCTCTCATCCAA GATACCAGCGAGACGAAGGAAGCACAGCAAACTCTGGCTGAGCAAACACCAACGAAGAAGGAGCCTGAGCCAGACACCAAGGACATAAAGATTCAGAAGGAGGATGAGAACAATTCGAAGTCGGACAACGAGAACGGTGACCATGACGACGAGGACGATGACTATGATGACGACGAGTTCCCTCCTGTGCACATTAAACTGCCTCTCCAGTTTGACTTCGATGAAATTGCGGGC ACTCTCATTCAAGAAGCACGCAGCAGAGTTTCCTGTGTCGTAGAAAGACGAAGAGCCGACCAAGTAATGGATGGCGCAAACAACAATAATGTAGAAAATGGTACCGATTCTCGTTACCAGAGACTCAGCGGAGAACGCGTTGCCATTTTGTGTGAATCTGGCAATCCTCATCAAGA GCAACAAGAACAAGAGATGCTCACTCCAATCATTATTCCTCTGGGAACCGTCCAAGTACCTCTTCAACCTCAAGAGCAAAACCCAGACTACCATCGGTACCAAGTTCACACCCAGTATCAAGTTCCTGATATGCAGCAATTACCTCTTAGCGACCCACGCGGGCTGAATCACATCCCACCTGGTGTTCTTCCCCCTGAACTGAGAAATATGCCTCAAGTGAACGTAGAGATGAGACCACCGCGAATGGGACCGCAGGCGCCTATGATGGGACCACAGAATCCTGCGATGGGACCACAA ATTGAAGTGCGCCGAATTCCCATCGAAGTGCGTCACTTCCCCATAAACCCACTGAGAGGTATGCGACCACCGATGGCTCAGGAACCACAACAAGTAGGACAAGTGCCCATGATGTTCCAAGCTGAGCAAGCACCTAGCGCCTACGGTCAAGAACAGGGTACACCGATGATGCCTCCTCCAGCACCGCAGCCAGAAGCTCAAGTTCACGAACAAAGAGTCATCTCACATGTGTTGATCCCACAGACCGAACAGCGACCACCTCAAATGCCACCTCAGATGCAGCCTCAGCCTCAGCCACAACCTCAActtcagccacagccacagcctcagcctcaacctcaacctcaaGTTCCTGAGAGACCACGCTCTCCCTTCCAAGGAATCCCATTCGAGATCCGACGAATCATTCAGCAGGTGCCTTTGGAAATCAAGAACATCATTCAACACATTACTGGTGAAGCGAGACCAATACCTGTACAGGTACCAGAAGGTGCTCGCCGTGAG AATGTCCAAGACTTCAAACCGTTCTCGGAAGGGGCACAGCCCATTCCTATAGGACTCCCACTTCCGATAGAGGTtcgaaatctgttggagcatggaAATATTGAAGGTCGTCAGCGACCAGATGGTTCCAACGAACAACAGGAAGCTAAACCTTTCCCTGGACCGGAAGATGACAGCGAGGAGGAGCGAAACTTCCCGGTACCACTGGAAATCCGTAACATAATTCACCAG GTTGTCGAAGGCAATGGTTTCCCCATGTCAAGAGCTATTCTGCCATTGAGACCTGTGGAATCTTTGGAAATACCTGTGGAGGCTCGCGCTGAAGTTACTGATGGACAATCTTCTGAGCAAGAACAAGAGCAGCGACAGCAAGAACAACAGCCAACTCATATGATGatgcaacaacaacagcagcaacatttgcagcaacagcagcaacagcaacaagaACCGGAAGAGGAAAGCCGTCCACACT ACGTGCAGCCACGCTCGGTGCGCTCTATTCCAGAGGCATTCAGCCACCGCCGCGAGAAGCGCGTCCGTCGTTGCGCCTGTGATTGTAATTGTTAA